Proteins from a single region of Gossypium arboreum isolate Shixiya-1 chromosome 1, ASM2569848v2, whole genome shotgun sequence:
- the LOC108450018 gene encoding formin-like protein 21b isoform X2 translates to MDDTVLDVDQVENIIKFCPTKEEMELLKNYTGDKESLEKCEQVSEFKRSLNTVNSTSNEKLASQYKKEADKCNSGMETHEEVRRKLKKHCRLK, encoded by the exons ATGGATGATACGGTATTAGATGTTGATCAAGTGGAAAATATCATAAAATTTTGTCCAACTAAAGAGGAAATGGAACTTCTCAAG aacTACACTGGTGACAAGGAAAGTCTAGAGAAGTGTGAACAG GTTTCTGAATTTAAAAGGAGCTTAAATACTGTAAATTCTACATCTAATGAG AAGTTAGCATCACAATATAAAAAGGAAGCGGACAAATGCAATTCGGGTATGGAGACGCATGAAGAAGTAAGGAGAAAGCTGAAGAAGCACTGTCGGCTCAAATGA
- the LOC108450018 gene encoding putative formin-like protein 15b isoform X1, with amino-acid sequence MDDTVLDVDQVENIIKFCPTKEEMELLKNYTGDKESLEKCEQVSEFKRSLNTVNSTSNEAKKLASQYKKEADKCNSGMETHEEVRRKLKKHCRLK; translated from the exons ATGGATGATACGGTATTAGATGTTGATCAAGTGGAAAATATCATAAAATTTTGTCCAACTAAAGAGGAAATGGAACTTCTCAAG aacTACACTGGTGACAAGGAAAGTCTAGAGAAGTGTGAACAG GTTTCTGAATTTAAAAGGAGCTTAAATACTGTAAATTCTACATCTAATGAG GCTAAGAAGTTAGCATCACAATATAAAAAGGAAGCGGACAAATGCAATTCGGGTATGGAGACGCATGAAGAAGTAAGGAGAAAGCTGAAGAAGCACTGTCGGCTCAAATGA